Proteins from a genomic interval of Chloroflexaceae bacterium:
- a CDS encoding DUF4931 domain-containing protein: MAELRQNLATREWVIIARERARRPNAYVEASDRLRTHERVECDPGCPFCPGNEELDLEVWRDPPGPGWQTRIVRNKYPALMENGSLMRHFNGVERSITGFGYHEVLVEHPLHNTTLALMTDEEVLAVLRMYLRRGQQIAADPRIEQIVFFKNHGERAGASLLHTHSQVVGLPIVPSDIRHRIEEARRFFDDTGQCVFCTMLNDELTRRERLVAVNERFAAFVLYAASSPFHIWIVPRQHRASFLHVSDEELAYLAPLLRDVLFRLYAHLNDPDFNLLIRSTPTKEPENGYFHWYIAVIPRLSRSAGLELGSGVWINPSLPEECAAFLRGDTSAGS, translated from the coding sequence ATGGCCGAGTTGCGGCAGAATCTCGCGACCCGCGAATGGGTGATCATTGCCCGTGAGCGAGCGCGCCGTCCTAATGCCTATGTCGAGGCCAGCGACCGGCTGCGCACCCATGAGCGCGTCGAGTGTGATCCCGGCTGTCCCTTCTGTCCTGGCAACGAAGAACTTGACCTGGAAGTCTGGCGCGACCCTCCCGGACCCGGCTGGCAGACGCGCATTGTGCGCAACAAATACCCGGCGCTGATGGAGAATGGCTCGCTGATGCGCCATTTCAACGGCGTGGAGCGCAGCATTACCGGGTTTGGCTACCACGAGGTGCTGGTTGAGCATCCGTTGCATAACACCACCCTGGCCCTGATGACCGACGAAGAGGTCCTGGCGGTATTGCGGATGTACCTGCGCCGCGGCCAGCAGATCGCCGCCGATCCGCGGATAGAGCAGATCGTGTTCTTTAAAAATCACGGCGAGCGCGCCGGGGCCTCGCTGCTGCACACCCACAGCCAGGTGGTCGGGTTGCCGATTGTGCCCAGCGACATTCGCCACCGTATCGAAGAAGCGCGGCGCTTCTTCGATGATACGGGCCAGTGCGTGTTCTGTACGATGCTTAACGATGAGTTGACCCGCCGTGAGCGCCTGGTGGCGGTGAATGAACGGTTTGCCGCCTTCGTGCTCTACGCCGCGTCTTCGCCTTTCCATATCTGGATCGTGCCGCGCCAGCACCGGGCCAGTTTTCTGCATGTCTCCGATGAGGAACTGGCCTACCTGGCGCCGCTGCTGCGCGACGTGCTCTTCCGTCTCTACGCCCACCTGAACGACCCGGATTTCAACTTGCTCATCCGCTCCACTCCCACCAAGGAGCCGGAGAACGGCTACTTCCACTGGTACATCGCCGTTATTCCTCGCCTCAGCCGCAGCGCCGGCCTCGAACTGGGCAGCGGCGTGTGGATCAATCCCTCGCTCCCTGAAGAGTGCGCAGCCTTTTTGCGGGGAGACACCTCCGCCGGGTCGTGA
- the ilvB gene encoding biosynthetic-type acetolactate synthase large subunit codes for MSETRTGAQIMCEALIREGVEVMFGIPGGAIMPFYYAMWEYRDRLRHVLCRHEQGAGHAAEGYARATGRVGVCIGTSGPGATNLVTPIADAMMDSTPLLAITGQVGSHVLGKDAFQETDITGITMPITKHNYLVKDVNDLAYVFKEAIHIATTGRPGPVLIDITKDAMQKSTVPNWEQKLHLPGYKPTYAPNRKQVREAVKLLLSARKPLIIAGNGVIMSGAVEELRQFAETLRIPVITTLHGIGSFPESHPLSLGMPGMHGWVHCNRAIQECDVLFNIGGRFDDRVTGKASTFAPNAKVIHVDIDPSEIGKNVRVTVPIVGDARLTLQALLDELPPREELAELHSHASDWLEHIRDLQDKHQGKQQYVNRANTAQWALPPHDVYEKLNRTLAARGNYRVVTDVGQHQMWAAQLIDWNAGPRTHITSGGAGTMGFAVPAALGVAIACPNDTVWAIVGDGGFQMTNQEMATIVQEKIKNVKIAVINNGYLGMVRQWQELFENKRYSGTPLSGPDFARLAEAYGWKGLTVEHSDQVQAAIDEAYATDGPVLIDFRVEREVNVFPMVPQNKSIAEMIITEADAR; via the coding sequence ATGTCCGAGACACGAACCGGCGCCCAGATCATGTGTGAGGCGCTCATCCGCGAGGGGGTCGAGGTGATGTTCGGCATCCCCGGCGGGGCGATCATGCCCTTTTACTACGCGATGTGGGAGTACCGTGACAGGCTGCGCCACGTGCTGTGCCGCCATGAGCAGGGCGCCGGCCACGCCGCCGAGGGCTACGCCCGCGCCACCGGGCGCGTCGGCGTGTGTATCGGCACAAGCGGGCCAGGGGCGACCAACCTGGTCACGCCGATCGCCGACGCGATGATGGACAGCACGCCCCTGCTGGCCATTACCGGGCAGGTGGGCAGCCATGTGCTGGGGAAGGACGCTTTCCAGGAGACCGATATCACGGGCATCACCATGCCCATCACCAAGCACAATTACCTGGTGAAGGACGTCAACGATCTGGCCTATGTCTTCAAGGAGGCCATCCATATCGCGACCACGGGCCGCCCCGGGCCGGTGCTGATTGACATCACCAAGGACGCGATGCAAAAGTCCACTGTGCCGAACTGGGAGCAGAAGCTCCACCTTCCCGGTTACAAGCCAACCTACGCGCCAAACCGCAAACAGGTGCGCGAGGCGGTCAAACTGCTGCTCTCGGCCCGCAAGCCCCTGATCATCGCCGGCAACGGGGTGATTATGTCGGGCGCCGTCGAGGAACTGCGCCAGTTCGCCGAGACGCTGCGCATCCCGGTGATTACCACCCTTCACGGCATCGGTTCCTTCCCCGAGAGCCATCCCCTCAGCCTGGGCATGCCCGGCATGCACGGCTGGGTGCACTGCAACCGCGCCATCCAGGAGTGCGACGTGCTCTTCAACATCGGCGGGCGCTTCGATGACCGGGTGACGGGCAAGGCCAGCACCTTCGCTCCGAACGCGAAGGTGATCCACGTGGATATCGATCCGTCCGAGATCGGCAAGAATGTCAGGGTGACGGTGCCGATCGTTGGCGATGCGCGCCTGACGCTGCAGGCGCTGCTGGATGAGCTGCCTCCGCGCGAGGAACTGGCCGAGTTGCACTCCCACGCCTCCGACTGGCTGGAGCACATCCGCGATTTGCAGGACAAGCACCAGGGCAAGCAGCAGTACGTCAATCGCGCCAACACCGCTCAGTGGGCCCTGCCGCCCCACGATGTTTACGAGAAGTTGAACCGCACCCTGGCGGCGCGCGGCAACTACCGCGTGGTGACAGATGTGGGCCAGCACCAGATGTGGGCCGCGCAGTTGATTGACTGGAACGCCGGGCCGCGCACCCACATCACTTCCGGCGGCGCCGGCACGATGGGCTTCGCCGTCCCCGCCGCGCTCGGCGTGGCCATTGCCTGCCCCAACGATACGGTCTGGGCTATCGTCGGCGATGGCGGCTTCCAGATGACCAACCAGGAGATGGCGACCATCGTTCAGGAGAAGATCAAGAACGTCAAGATCGCTGTGATCAACAACGGCTACCTGGGGATGGTGCGCCAGTGGCAGGAGTTGTTCGAGAACAAACGCTACAGCGGCACGCCGCTCTCCGGCCCCGACTTCGCCAGACTGGCCGAAGCCTACGGCTGGAAGGGTCTGACCGTCGAACACTCCGACCAGGTGCAGGCGGCCATTGACGAGGCCTATGCTACCGACGGGCCGGTATTGATTGACTTCCGCGTCGAGCGCGAGGTCAATGTCTTCCCCATGGTGCCGCAGAACAAGTCAATCGCCGAGATGATAATCACCGAGGCCGATGCCCGATAG
- the ychF gene encoding redox-regulated ATPase YchF, with translation MKIAIIGLANSGKTTVFNALTRGAAETAAYSSGQMEPNLATVKVPDERLAVLAQMFKPRKVTYADVQYVDVAGIGGGKPAAGLPPALLNYLSGADALLHVVRAFEDPAVPHPQGAVDPRRDIQTVDLELTFSDLAIIEKRLNRLNAEIPKLAAKEKELRTVERDLLLRLKAQLEADQPIRSLDLNEDEERLIRGYQFLTAKPMLIVLNIGEEHLQAPPALEYPFPRSAVVPVCGKIEAELAQLDDADARSFMEDLGITRPARDLVIQRSYELLGLISFLTAGPDEVRAWTIRRQTPAVEAAGVIHSDIQRGFIRAEVVAYADLVRAGSMAEAKKHGLVRMEGKTYIVQDGDVCHFLFNV, from the coding sequence ATGAAGATCGCAATTATCGGATTGGCTAACAGTGGCAAGACCACGGTGTTCAACGCGCTGACGCGGGGCGCGGCGGAGACGGCGGCATACTCGTCGGGGCAGATGGAACCGAACCTGGCGACGGTCAAGGTGCCCGATGAGCGTCTGGCGGTGCTGGCGCAGATGTTCAAGCCGCGGAAGGTGACCTATGCCGACGTGCAGTACGTTGATGTGGCCGGCATTGGCGGCGGCAAACCGGCGGCTGGTCTGCCGCCGGCTTTGCTCAACTACCTGAGCGGAGCCGACGCCCTGCTGCACGTTGTGCGCGCCTTCGAGGATCCCGCTGTGCCGCATCCCCAGGGCGCAGTTGATCCGCGTCGCGATATTCAGACCGTCGATCTCGAACTGACCTTCTCCGACCTGGCGATTATCGAGAAGCGGCTCAACCGGCTGAACGCCGAGATTCCCAAGCTGGCCGCGAAGGAGAAGGAACTGCGCACCGTCGAGCGTGACCTGCTCTTGCGTCTGAAGGCGCAGTTGGAGGCCGATCAGCCCATCCGCAGCCTTGATCTGAACGAGGACGAGGAGCGTCTGATCCGGGGCTACCAGTTCCTCACCGCCAAGCCAATGCTGATCGTCCTGAACATCGGCGAGGAGCACCTGCAAGCCCCTCCAGCGCTCGAGTACCCCTTTCCCCGCAGTGCCGTCGTGCCTGTGTGCGGCAAGATCGAAGCGGAACTGGCCCAGCTCGACGATGCCGACGCCCGCTCGTTCATGGAGGATCTCGGCATCACCAGGCCGGCCCGTGACCTGGTGATCCAGCGCAGCTATGAATTGCTCGGGCTGATCAGCTTTCTGACCGCGGGCCCTGATGAGGTGCGCGCCTGGACTATCCGGCGCCAGACGCCGGCGGTCGAGGCGGCGGGAGTGATCCACTCGGACATCCAGCGGGGCTTTATCCGCGCCGAGGTGGTGGCCTATGCCGATCTGGTCAGGGCCGGCTCGATGGCCGAGGCGAAGAAGCATGGTCTGGTGCGGATGGAGGGCAAGACCTACATCGTTCAGGACGGCGATGTCTGCCACTTCCTGTTCAACGTGTGA
- a CDS encoding sigma-70 family RNA polymerase sigma factor, with amino-acid sequence MLSSDQLRAVIDRAHQRDPTAISDLYAAYAGMILRYMHVRVTEPELAQDLTQEVFIKIINGIDRFEYRDEKAFLGWIYTIAANVLYSHQRRRRVVSTPFDTRDDLVDTSSEHDVRAITDRIALQQALGQLTRDQQQVLTLRFFADMSNSEIAGVLRRSEGSVKAIQHRALQSLQKILNREAEEPALTGGPPTSRGEQGCQRQCVLNEREVGVAITRRDVPATSLEAPAGD; translated from the coding sequence ATGCTCTCCTCGGACCAATTACGCGCGGTGATTGATCGCGCCCATCAGCGTGACCCGACTGCCATCAGCGACCTGTACGCCGCGTATGCTGGCATGATTTTGCGTTACATGCACGTCCGGGTGACCGAGCCAGAACTGGCGCAAGACCTGACCCAGGAGGTTTTTATCAAGATCATCAACGGCATCGATCGCTTCGAATACCGCGACGAGAAGGCGTTTCTCGGCTGGATATATACGATCGCGGCCAACGTGCTCTACAGCCACCAACGGCGGCGCCGCGTCGTGTCTACGCCGTTTGATACCCGCGACGATCTCGTTGACACCAGCAGCGAGCACGATGTCCGTGCAATCACCGACCGCATCGCCCTGCAGCAGGCCCTTGGCCAGCTCACCCGCGACCAGCAGCAGGTGCTTACCCTGCGCTTCTTCGCCGATATGAGCAATAGCGAGATCGCCGGGGTGCTGCGGCGCAGCGAGGGGTCAGTGAAAGCCATTCAGCATCGGGCGCTCCAGAGCCTGCAGAAGATCTTGAACCGGGAGGCTGAAGAACCGGCCCTCACCGGCGGCCCACCCACCTCGCGCGGCGAACAGGGCTGCCAGCGGCAGTGCGTCCTGAACGAGCGCGAAGTAGGCGTCGCAATCACCCGGCGCGACGTCCCGGCCACATCCCTTGAGGCGCCCGCGGGAGATTGA
- a CDS encoding DUF5667 domain-containing protein, whose translation MRPELSQLLDEALEQLRAGASIEEILRAYPEHRAALEPMLRTAAAIRQQAVSSMPPSLEQWLASGRREIEEIARATYARPETSWQRLRRTLSPVTAQVARRSALRMATVALTALLIFFLTFYSVDQAAARSLPGDYLYAWKLFSEEARIALTTDPDRRADLAAARVERRVAELNALTERGDTDPEHLSQIVQQLDSQVRQTIEKLPDTSPEIQQRIVERIERLLARAEFDLRTAAAPDPATQQAIESVAAEVSNIAGSLPAEPGVSSYPAPDRTTEAVRPTRTPVIAVIPAPSPTSSRIAGGVTAPITNPDMGQNGPAPTPPDDEPSQPISDELPPASTPTPRPTATPIATRSPEPTVAPPSATTAAPATETATVIARATSTPTATPTDTPTATPSSTPTATPTRTPTATPSSTPTATPTATPTRTPTATPSSTPTATPTRTPTATPSNTPTETPTITPTPGSTPTATPTRTPTATPTATPTRTPTATPTATPTRTPTATPTDTPTATPTDTPTATPTRTPTATPTATPTDTPTATPTDTPTAEPDEVVGLRPILQCVARVNNTRYIAYFTYRNVPTGPVVVPVGPDNRFSPDPIDRGQPTVFPPGQPEVYPRFTFSVEWDGTTLVWLLNGRTAVASSASPRCDTLQP comes from the coding sequence GTGCGTCCGGAATTGTCACAACTTCTTGATGAGGCCCTCGAACAACTCCGGGCCGGCGCCAGCATCGAAGAGATCCTGCGCGCCTACCCGGAGCATCGCGCTGCCCTTGAGCCGATGCTGCGCACGGCTGCCGCTATTCGGCAACAGGCCGTCAGTTCGATGCCGCCATCCCTTGAGCAGTGGCTCGCCTCCGGACGCCGCGAGATCGAAGAGATCGCCCGCGCCACCTATGCCCGTCCCGAAACGTCCTGGCAGCGCCTGCGCCGCACCCTCAGCCCAGTGACCGCCCAGGTGGCGCGCCGTAGCGCGCTGCGAATGGCTACCGTCGCCCTTACCGCGCTGCTGATCTTCTTCCTCACGTTTTATTCGGTGGACCAGGCGGCCGCTCGCAGCCTCCCCGGCGATTATCTGTACGCCTGGAAACTCTTTTCCGAAGAGGCGCGGATCGCCCTCACGACTGATCCTGATCGGCGCGCTGATCTTGCCGCTGCGCGCGTCGAACGTCGAGTTGCCGAATTGAATGCCCTCACCGAACGCGGCGACACCGATCCGGAGCACCTCTCGCAGATCGTGCAGCAACTCGACAGCCAGGTGCGCCAGACGATCGAGAAGTTGCCCGATACGAGCCCTGAGATCCAGCAACGGATCGTTGAGCGCATCGAACGGCTCCTGGCGCGCGCCGAGTTCGACCTGCGCACCGCTGCCGCCCCTGACCCGGCGACGCAACAGGCCATCGAATCGGTCGCCGCGGAAGTGTCGAACATTGCTGGAAGCCTGCCAGCGGAACCCGGCGTTTCGTCTTACCCGGCGCCTGACAGGACCACGGAAGCAGTCCGCCCGACTCGCACGCCGGTGATCGCCGTCATCCCTGCGCCCTCACCGACGTCGAGCCGGATCGCTGGCGGTGTCACTGCGCCTATCACGAACCCTGACATGGGTCAGAACGGCCCCGCGCCGACCCCGCCAGACGATGAGCCGTCGCAGCCAATCAGCGACGAGTTGCCGCCGGCCTCCACCCCTACCCCGCGGCCAACAGCGACGCCAATCGCTACCCGCAGCCCTGAGCCAACCGTGGCGCCGCCGTCGGCAACAACCGCGGCGCCAGCGACTGAGACCGCGACTGTCATCGCTCGAGCTACCAGCACGCCTACAGCGACGCCAACCGATACACCCACGGCGACGCCTAGCAGCACACCCACGGCGACGCCCACCCGAACGCCTACGGCGACGCCTAGCAGCACACCCACGGCGACGCCCACGGCGACGCCCACCCGAACGCCTACGGCGACGCCTAGCAGCACACCCACGGCGACGCCCACCCGAACGCCTACGGCGACGCCTAGCAACACACCTACGGAGACGCCTACGATTACACCTACGCCTGGCAGCACACCCACGGCGACGCCCACCCGCACGCCTACGGCGACGCCCACGGCGACGCCCACCCGCACGCCTACGGCGACGCCCACGGCGACGCCGACCCGCACGCCTACGGCGACGCCGACCGACACCCCTACGGCGACGCCGACCGACACCCCTACGGCGACGCCGACCCGCACGCCTACGGCGACGCCGACCGCGACGCCGACCGACACCCCTACGGCGACGCCGACCGACACCCCTACGGCCGAGCCTGACGAAGTCGTTGGATTGCGTCCGATTCTGCAGTGCGTCGCCAGGGTTAACAACACGCGCTACATTGCATACTTTACCTATCGCAACGTTCCTACCGGGCCAGTAGTCGTTCCTGTGGGCCCAGACAACCGCTTCTCTCCCGATCCGATCGATCGCGGTCAACCCACGGTCTTCCCGCCGGGCCAGCCTGAGGTCTATCCGAGATTCACCTTTAGTGTGGAGTGGGACGGAACCACCCTCGTCTGGTTGCTTAATGGGAGGACCGCGGTGGCCTCCAGCGCCAGCCCGCGCTGCGATACGCTACAGCCATGA
- a CDS encoding GHMP kinase, giving the protein MPTSIPDGFADTVPAMRAAHERILAALQAEGIAVAPFPASPPAPNEQGRAAARAYPMQGVLKYHGLADWTYRTAFLPSISLNNDAAHTITLVEFDPRLPADEARFGERPARGRELERIVQILDAVRALGGARAPARVTTRNVFKASVAGKGLGTSAAGAAALAAAAIGALYGPALVANTRFLSCIARLLAGSGCRAAAGGLALWLSYPGIAHEDSFAVRLDAEGQLADVRLITVPIDSRIGLQTEQAHHDAPHSSFFKAWMLSRGEEIIECLRAARRGDWRVIGQLAELDSMRLHGVTMSGSREQKLIGWEPENITIFRMCNALRARGVPVYASTDTGPTVVLITHRDHEAAVAAAVGDLGLESVRGRIAGPAELIDVEEARGELEGA; this is encoded by the coding sequence ATGCCTACCAGTATTCCCGATGGCTTTGCCGATACCGTCCCGGCGATGCGCGCGGCCCACGAGCGCATCCTGGCCGCCCTCCAGGCGGAGGGGATCGCCGTGGCGCCCTTTCCGGCCAGCCCGCCCGCCCCGAACGAGCAGGGCCGGGCCGCGGCCCGCGCCTATCCTATGCAGGGCGTGCTCAAGTATCACGGCCTGGCCGACTGGACCTACCGCACCGCGTTTCTTCCCAGCATCTCGCTGAACAACGACGCCGCCCACACCATCACCCTGGTGGAGTTCGATCCGCGCCTGCCCGCCGACGAGGCTCGTTTCGGCGAACGTCCCGCCCGGGGCCGCGAACTGGAGCGCATCGTACAGATCCTCGATGCGGTGCGCGCCCTCGGGGGCGCGCGCGCGCCTGCCCGCGTCACCACGCGCAACGTGTTCAAGGCCAGCGTCGCTGGCAAGGGCCTCGGCACCAGCGCGGCCGGCGCCGCGGCGCTGGCCGCCGCGGCCATCGGCGCCCTCTACGGCCCCGCCCTGGTCGCCAACACGCGCTTTCTGAGTTGCATCGCCCGGCTGCTGGCCGGTTCCGGCTGCCGCGCCGCTGCCGGCGGTCTGGCCCTCTGGCTCTCCTACCCTGGCATCGCCCACGAGGACAGCTTTGCCGTGCGCCTGGACGCCGAAGGCCAGCTCGCCGACGTGCGGCTGATCACCGTGCCGATCGATTCGCGCATCGGCCTGCAAACCGAGCAGGCTCACCACGATGCGCCGCATAGCAGCTTCTTCAAGGCCTGGATGTTGAGCCGGGGCGAGGAGATCATCGAGTGCCTGCGCGCCGCGCGACGGGGCGACTGGCGCGTGATTGGACAGCTCGCCGAACTCGACAGCATGCGCCTGCACGGCGTAACTATGTCCGGCTCGCGCGAGCAGAAATTGATCGGCTGGGAACCAGAAAACATCACCATTTTTCGCATGTGCAACGCCCTGCGCGCGCGAGGCGTTCCGGTCTACGCCAGCACCGATACCGGGCCGACCGTCGTGCTGATCACCCACCGCGACCACGAAGCGGCCGTCGCCGCCGCGGTCGGCGACCTGGGGCTGGAGAGCGTGCGCGGGCGCATCGCCGGCCCGGCTGAGCTTATTGACGTCGAAGAGGCCCGCGGCGAACTGGAGGGGGCATGA
- the guaB gene encoding IMP dehydrogenase: MSINWDEKYAREGLTFDDVLLIPAHSQVLPAETDVSTWLTRKIKLNIPIISAAMDTVTEHRLAIALAREGGIGVIHKNMPVEQQAEGVRKVKRSESGMITDPITLPPDRTVGDALDLMAEYKISGVPIVTEEGDLVGIITNRDLRFESDRTRPIRELMTSKNLITVPEGTTLEQAKEVLHRHRIEKVLVVNSRGKLTGLITVKDIMKQIEHPHACKDEQGRLRVGAAIGVSGDYLERATALVRAGVDVLVIDTAHGHSQGVLDAVVRVREAFPEVQLIAGNVSTAAAAVALIERGVDAVKVGQGPGSICTTRVVTGAGMPQITAITECARAAERFGVPIIADGGIKYSGDITKAIAAGAHSVMIGSLFAGTEESPGETILYEGRSYKTYRGMGSIGAMTRGSGDRYFQSNVHETRKLVAEGIEGMVPYKGPLQDTVFQLVGGLRAGMGYVGARDIETLRREARLIRITMAGQIESHPHDVTITKEAPNYERR, from the coding sequence GTGAGCATTAACTGGGACGAGAAGTACGCCCGCGAGGGCCTGACCTTCGACGACGTCCTGCTCATCCCCGCCCATTCCCAGGTCTTGCCTGCCGAGACCGACGTGAGCACCTGGCTCACCCGGAAAATCAAGCTGAACATCCCGATTATCAGCGCGGCGATGGATACCGTCACCGAGCATCGTCTGGCAATTGCCCTGGCCCGCGAGGGCGGCATCGGCGTTATTCACAAAAATATGCCAGTGGAGCAACAGGCCGAAGGCGTGCGCAAGGTCAAACGCTCCGAGAGCGGCATGATCACCGACCCGATCACGCTGCCGCCCGACCGCACCGTCGGCGACGCGCTCGACCTCATGGCCGAGTATAAAATCTCCGGCGTGCCAATCGTGACCGAAGAGGGCGACCTGGTCGGCATCATCACCAATCGCGACCTGCGCTTCGAGAGCGACCGCACTCGCCCCATCCGCGAGCTGATGACAAGCAAGAATCTGATCACCGTGCCCGAGGGCACCACCCTGGAGCAGGCCAAAGAGGTGCTGCACCGTCACCGCATCGAGAAGGTGCTGGTGGTGAACAGCCGGGGCAAACTCACCGGGTTGATTACGGTGAAAGACATTATGAAGCAGATCGAGCATCCCCACGCCTGCAAGGACGAGCAGGGCCGGCTGCGCGTCGGCGCGGCCATTGGCGTGAGCGGCGATTATCTCGAGCGCGCCACGGCCCTGGTGCGCGCCGGAGTAGACGTGCTGGTGATTGACACGGCCCACGGCCACTCGCAGGGGGTGCTCGACGCGGTGGTGCGCGTGCGCGAGGCCTTCCCCGAAGTGCAGTTGATTGCCGGGAACGTGAGCACGGCCGCCGCCGCCGTGGCGCTGATCGAACGCGGCGTTGACGCGGTGAAGGTCGGTCAGGGGCCGGGGAGCATCTGCACGACCCGCGTGGTTACCGGCGCCGGCATGCCGCAGATCACCGCCATCACCGAGTGCGCCCGCGCCGCCGAGCGCTTCGGCGTGCCCATCATTGCCGACGGCGGCATCAAGTACTCCGGCGATATCACCAAGGCCATCGCCGCCGGCGCCCACTCGGTGATGATCGGCTCCCTCTTCGCCGGCACCGAAGAAAGCCCCGGCGAGACGATCCTCTATGAGGGCCGCTCATACAAGACCTACCGCGGCATGGGTTCCATCGGGGCGATGACCCGCGGCAGCGGCGATCGCTACTTCCAGTCCAACGTTCACGAGACGCGCAAACTCGTGGCTGAGGGCATCGAAGGCATGGTGCCCTACAAGGGTCCGCTGCAGGACACCGTCTTTCAACTCGTCGGCGGGCTGCGCGCGGGCATGGGCTACGTCGGCGCCCGCGACATCGAAACGCTGCGCCGTGAGGCGCGGCTGATCCGCATCACCATGGCGGGCCAGATTGAGAGCCATCCCCACGACGTAACCATTACCAAGGAAGCCCCGAACTACGAGCGTCGCTAG